CCTGCGAGATGGTGACGGTCAAGGATGCCTGCGAAGCCTATCTGGAGCAAAAGCCCGGATCGATTGCCGAAGGGGTCTTTCGCCGCCACGTCTATTCCGATCCAATTTCCAAGGTGAAGCTCGACAAATTGAGGCGGCACCAATTGAAGGCGTGGCGTAAACGTCTGGAACAGGCACCGGCCATGCTCACACGGAGCAAGAATGGGGAGAAGCGCTGGAAGGAACGAGCCAAATCGACCGTCAATCGCGACATGGTGCCGCTACGCGCCGCGCTGAGCATGGTCCTAAAGTCCGGTGCGCCAAATACGGATGCGGCATGGCAAGAGGCGCTTCGCCCTTTCAAAGGAGCTGACAAGCGCCGCGAGCTGTATCTCGACCGGGATGAACGCCGCAAGTTGATCGATGCGACTTGCGAGGAAGCGCGGCCTTTTGTGAAGGCGCTCTGCCTTTTGCCGCTTCGCCCCGGCGCTCTGGCGGGTTTGACAGTGCGCGACTTCGATAAACGCACCCGCTCGCTCACAATTGGCAAGGACAAGAATGGCAATCCGCGCCAGATTTCCTTGCCGCAAGTCATTGCCGATTTCTTTGCCGATCAGGTGAAGGACAAACTGCCAGCCGCGCCGATATTCGCGCGCGCTGGCGGTGAGGCATGGAACAAAGACGCTTGGAAATACCCGATCAAGGAAGCGGTGAAGGCGGCTGGTCTGCCCGGTGCTGCGTCAGCCTATACGCTGCGCCATAGCGTTATCACGGATTTGATCCGCGCGCGTCTGCCGATCCTGACTGTGGCGCAGCTATCTGGCACGAGCGTTGCAATGATCGAAAGCCACTACGGCCACCTTGTGCGCGATGATGCAGAAGAGGCACTGGCGAGTATCGCCATCTAGCAGTGGAATACTTTTTCTCCAGTCAAGCAATGAGCTTGAACGCCTTCAGAATTTTTCCATAGTCTCTGCACGGGGATAGGCAGGCCAGCCGAAAAGCGCGTTTCCCGCGTGCTTCCCCAATTCAATCTGGGAACCGCGAGGGAAGCGGGTTGAGCGAAGACGAGCCAAATCGAAATCCGTTATTGATCCCGCGCGAAGGCTCTCTGGCGACCGTGCAGAAAACGCTTTTGCGTTTTCGCGAGCATCTAATTGAGAACGACATTCAAGCTGGGGAGCCACCGCTCCAGCACAGAGATCAAGACCTTCCGGGGCGAGACTGGCTGCCCGAACCTGAATGGATGAGCGGCTGGACAGCGTTCGAGATTTTCCAGTTGCAGGAAGAGCCATATGAGTGGCCACCTGCACTGGCTAGGCTTTGCAAAGTAATCTCGGATTACGCAGACGAAAGCGAGACTGGGCCGAATTTCGCTTTGGCGACACTGCCGCCTAGCCATCCACTGCTTGAGGATTTCCCCACAGGAACACGCGTATGGTTTCGCGCGCTCTATGAGTTGCTCGTCGTCAAGAATGGCGAAGAGATCGAAGGTTGGGAGAACCTAGTCACCGAGATTTACGAGTGGGTTGGTCCTTGGGACAATCTTCGACTTCGCGCCCGAGATGCACTCGAAGAGGCGCTCAGCCATCGTTGGAGCGTTGAGAGGTTTTCGTTACCCGAGACCAAGCAAAACCCCGTTTGGACCTTTCCAATGGCGCTCACATGGATTG
Above is a window of Tsuneonella mangrovi DNA encoding:
- a CDS encoding tyrosine-type recombinase/integrase; the encoded protein is MVLKSGAPNTDAAWQEALRPFKGADKRRELYLDRDERRKLIDATCEEARPFVKALCLLPLRPGALAGLTVRDFDKRTRSLTIGKDKNGNPRQISLPQVIADFFADQVKDKLPAAPIFARAGGEAWNKDAWKYPIKEAVKAAGLPGAASAYTLRHSVITDLIRARLPILTVAQLSGTSVAMIESHYGHLVRDDAEEALASIAI